The DNA segment GCAAGTCGTACGCGAAAGCATTGACAGCACCAATTTGAGTTGCCACAAATACGGCAGTTGCTGCTACTGGCATATCAAAAGAAACTGATGTGACAATGACAAGATCTATTTCTGCTGGATCGAGATTGCTTTTTTCAATTAGATCTTTGGCAGCCATAATAGCTAGGTAAGAAGTACCCTTTGTCTTGTCTTTTAAAACACGTCTTTCTTTTATTCCAGTTCGGCTAGTAATCCACTCGTCATTGGTATCAACCATTGTTTCGAGGATTTTATTTGTAAGTACAAATTCTGGAACATAACCGCCAACAGCGGTAATTGCAGCTGTAATTCTATTCATAAAAATTCAATTATTTTCTTATAAACACACAGGTATCCATAAGGACGTGGAATTTACAAAAAAAAATCCGAACCTAGGTTTTTTTTGCATATTCTTAAATATATAGCGCCTGAAAGTTTTAAATAATAAAAAAAAACTCCCACAACGTAGGAGTTTAAGTTTTTATGCTATAAGTAATTATATAGCAGCAACAGATTTATCAATAACTACTTGACCTCTGTAGTACATTTTTCCTTCATGCCAGTAAGCTCTATGGTACAAATGTGCCTCTCCAGTGATAGGACAAGTTGCAATTTGTGCAGGAGTTGCTTTGTAATGTGTTCTTCTCTTATCTCTTCTAGTTTTGGAGATTTTTCTCTTTGGATGTGCCATTTTACTGTATTATTTAATCTTTTAATAATTGTTTTAACTTGTCCCAGCGGGGATCTATTTCTTGTGCCTCTGGTTCAGAATCTGTATTGATTTCTGTAACCGAAATTTCATTCAACTTATCGAGCGCAGCGCTTTTCAAACTACCATCTAACACTCCTCTATGCACGCGTCTTAGCGGAACAGAGAGTACAATCATCTCGTAGATATACTGTGACACATCAATCTGATGTTCTCCGTGAGGCAAAATTAACATTTCTTCATTGTCATTGTTAAATTCGTCTCCAAAATTAACAACAAGCTTTAGATTGCCATCTACCGGCATGTCAAAATCTTCTCCGGTAACATCGCAAGCGACATTAACAGTACCACTATGCTTAAACAAAAGCTCTAGCATAGTAGATTTTTTTTCAAAACTTACTTCTACATTAATATCAGAACTATTAAAGTCCTCATATTCAAAAGTATTAAAGAACGTATTACCTACTTGGTATTCAAACTGGTGCTTACCTAATTTCAATCCGATAAAGGGAATCAAAAAATCATTCATCTTTTTCATTTCACCATCAATTTGAGCGTGCAAAGATATAAAATAATTAGAATTTCAAACGAAAATCTAGGAATTTTTTATTAATGTCTATCTTTAACCTTTAAAGGTCTTTGACTAATCTCTGCATAATTATTTCTAGCCTCATAAATATCCAACGCTAAATAGACTGCTTCTTTAAAAGAATTGGCATCAGCCAAGCCTTTTCCTGCAACATCAAAGGCGGTACCGTGATCTGGTGAAGTTCGAATTTTAGCCAAACCAGCAGTGTAATTAACTCCTTGTCCAAAAGATAAAGTTTTGAAAGGAATAAGTCCTTGGTCGTGATAGGTCGCTATAACAGCATCAAATTTTTCATATTGATTGCTGCCAAAAAATCCATCGGCAGGATAAGGTCCAAAAACCAAAGTACCTTTTTCGAACATCTTAGCAATTACCGGCCTTAAAACTTCCTCGTCTTCATGACCGATTACACCACCATCTCCAGCATGCGGATTTAATCCCAAAACTGCAATCCGAGGTCTATTGATATTAAAATCTTGAATTAAGGTTTGCTTAATTGTTTCGATTTTTCTTTTAATTAATTCGGGGGTTAAATGAGCAGCAACTTCACTCACCGGTATATGATCGGTAAGTAGACCTACGCGAAGATTCCCGTTTACCATTAGCATCAGCGCATTTCCATCAAATTGCTGATCGAGATAATCTGTATGACCAGGAAATTTAAACGCTTCAGATTGAATATTATATTTATTAATAGGCGCGGTTACTAGTACATCAATACTTCCCGCTTTTAGAGCTTCGGTTGCTGCAACGAATGACTGAATAGCATATTTTCCTGCTTCCTGATCATTCTGACCAAGCTTCACGTCAAAAACATCTTTCCATACATTCAGCACATTAATCTTCGAAGTTAGCACTTGATCCAGCGAATCAATGCCATGAAAAGCGATGTTCGAATTTAGATTTCGCTTTACAAACGACATCAACTTGACATTTGCAAAAATAACAGGCGTGCAAAATTCTAGCATTCTAAGATCTTCAAATGTCTTTAGAATAACTTCGCTGCCAATTCCGTTTAAATCTCCAACTGAAATCCCTACGATGATGTTTTCTGCTTTTTTAGTCATGGACACAAGATTTTATTGCTAATTTTGAAGTGCGAATTTACAAAAATAAAATCATGTTTACCGGAATTATCGAAACCCTTGGCAGCGTTGCTTCAATTGAAAAAGAAAGCAACAATCTAAATATCACAATCGAGAGCACTTTTACAAATGAATTAAAGATTGATCAGAGCGTTGCCCATAACGGAATCTGCCTGACTGTTGTAGGAATTTTCGACTCACAATATTTAGTAACAGCGGTGCAAGAAACTGCAGATAAAACCACAATAAGTGATTGGAAAGTAGGTGATATCGTAAATTTGGAACGCGGAATGAAACTTGGCGATAGACTTGACGGTCATATTGTGCAAGGTCACGTAGACCAAACCGCCATTTGCAGCAAGATTGAAGATGCTGGTGGAAGCACATATTTTACTTTTAGCTATGACAGCAGCATTGGTAACCTTACTATCGAAAAAGGGTCGATAACAGTCAATGGCGTCAGTTTGACCGTAGTAAATTCTAAAAAGGATGAATTTAGCGTTGCAATTATACCTTATACAATTGAGCACACTAATTTCAAAAAAATAGAAATTGGAACTAAAGTGAATTTAGAATTTGATGTTATTGGAAAATATGTATCGAGGTTGCAGGAGTATAGGAAGTAATTAGACAGGCGACTGCCTTGTTCTACAGTAGATCATATATAGGCCGAAAATAGCCGCCACAAGCAAAAGAAAATCTATATTAGCATCAATAGGTACAATTGGCGGACCTGGAGGTCCTGGCGCAGCAGGCGCAGGCGGATTTGGTATCGCGAAGACATTAGTTATAAATAATAGAAGTAGGATTAAAATCTTCATGAAAAGTCTATTTCAAATGTAAATGTAAATAAAATTCAAATAGTTCAGCATACTTTACATTTTTTTATCAATTATTCCGCAAATAAACGGCAATATGTGCTGAAAAGCAGACCAAAAGCACAACTCTATAAGAAATTTCCCCAATGCTACTATCTGCTGTTATTTGTAAATTAAAATAAAGTATTGATAACTAACATGCCAACTATCAATAGCGAAACCTATAGACTTAATAAATTTCTCCAGGATTGAAAATGCATAAATAACAATATTCAAATTTGATACTTACTCGGCAGACTCTTAATTTCTAAAATTAAAAATCACTCAAAAGTCCCCACAAAAAAAGCCTTCCATTTCTGAAAGGCTAGTGTTTACTAGTGGTCCCACCTGGGCTCGAACCAGGGACCACCTGATTATGAGTCAGGTGCTCTAACCAGCTGAGCTATAGGACCGGTTATTTTGAGGTTGCAATATTATGACTTTTTTTGATTGCCACAAAGCTTTTGCAACGATATTTTTGAGCGGAATGCTATTTTATTTCTTGACATAATTCAATCAAAACCCCATTTGTAGATTTTGGATGTAGGAAAGCCACAAGTTTATTATCCGCTCCCTTTTTTGGAACTTCGTTCAGCACAATAAAACCTTCGCCTTTAAGTCGCTCAATTTCAGAAACTATATCTTCTACATCAAAGGCAATATGGTGAATTCCCTCACCTTTATTGGCGATAAATTTTGCAATCGGACTGTCTTCGTTGGTGGCTTCTAGAAGTTCAATCTTGTTTGGACCATTCATAAAGAAAGAAGTATTTACACCTTCACTCGCAACTTTTTCCATTTTATAAGGCGCTGCACCAAATAGTTTAGTGAATAAATCATTTGATTCTTCGAGGTTTTTCACCGCAATTCCTATATGTTCAATTTTTCTCATAGTTCAATATATAAAGAACAAATATACAAATTGACTTTATGAACGACTCTAACTTCTTAGGTGTTTAGTTTAAATAATTCTATAGTGTAATTAAGATTCTAACAGACTATCTACAAAAAGTCGTATTTTTGCGCTATGGAAACGAATAGACAGAAAAAAATTGCCGGAGTAATCCAAAAGGATCTTGTTGATATTTTGCAAGGAGAAGTGCGCAAAAACGGCGTATCAAATCTTGTAATCTCAGTATCAAAAGTATATGTGACGAGCGATCTTGCTTTTGCTACTGTACACTTAAGCATTTTTCCTCCAGAGAAATCAGCAGAAACGTTGGCGGCAATAAAAACAAATACTCCACTTATCAAACACGATTTATCGCAACGTGTAAAATTGCAGTTGAGACGTGTGCCAAACCTAACTTTCAAGATTGACGATTCACTAGATTATATCGAGAAGATTGACAATGCCCTAAACAGCAGAGAAAATCCTATCGATAACCGTGATCTTTTGGAAAAACGCAAAAAATCATAAATTGAATTTTCCGTTCTACATAGCACGTCGGTATTTATTGAGCAGCAGTAAAAATAATGCGATCAATATTATTACAGGCATCGCTTCTGTGGGAATTATCGTAGGAACACTCTCTCTTTTTGTAGTTCTTTCGGTTTTTAGCGGACTTAAAGACTTCAGTCTTTCTTTTAGTAATGATTTCGATCCAGATCTAAAAGTCAGCACTTCAGTTGGGAAGTCTTTCAAAATTGATGCTTCTCAAACAGAAAAAATCAAGAAAATTACGGGTATTGCTGCGACTTCTCAGGTTGTAGAAGAGCGCGTTCTTTTTATGTATGACAATAAGGAGCACGTCGCGTATCTCAAAGGTATCGATTCCACTTTCCAAAATGTTAACGACGTCAATAAGTCACTTTTTACTGGACAATGGCTTGAACCTGATACTTATCAGGCGGTTATTGGCTACACTATTTCGCAAAAATTATCTCTAGGAATCTTTGATAATTACAATCCGCTAGAAGTTTTTGTGCCAAAGGCTGGAAAGGGAACTATCGAAAATCCTGACGATGCGTTTGTCAAAGAAAACCTTTTGCCTGCTGGTATTTACGATATTAATGATGATATAAATGGCAAATATGTTTTTGCAGATTTAGGTCTCGTTCAGGAATTATTGCAGTACAAAAAGAATGAATTTACAGGGCTTGAAGTCAAATTAAAATCGGCAAAAGACGAAGAAATTGTCACTTCTCAACTATCAGAAATTCTAGGATCGGGAATAATTATCAAGAATAGAGCGGCTCAAAATGATGCGTTGTACAAAATGCTGAATACTGAAAATCTTGCCGTTTACCTCATCTTTACGCTCGTCTTAATCGTCGCACTTTTCAACCTAATTGGCGCTTTGATTATGATGATTTTGGATAAAAAGCAAAATCTCCATACACTATTAAATCTAGGTGCCGAAATAAAAAATCTCCGAATGATTTTCTTATTTCAAGGCTCGCTTTTGTGCGTTGCAGGCGGATTAATCGGACTTGCTTTGGGTGCAATAATTGTGCTTTTACAGCAAAAATTCGAATTAATTATGATCACTTCCACCCTCGCCTATCCCGTAGTTTTTTCGCTGGAAAATATGCTAATAGTTTTCGCAACCATCATAGTTCTGGGGTTTGTGGCGTCACTTATCGCTTCTTCGAGAGTTAGCAAACGTCTGTTGGAGCAGTAAAATAAGGATTTTTTGGCTTACGCCGAAAGAAGAAAGGTCGACATCTTTCATGAACAATTCCTGAAAAATTTCGTCTCTTCCACTTCTGAAATTTTGAAGAATACTACGATTTGGATTCTTCCGAAGTTATCATTTTTAAGTCGCTTCCAAAACAAATTATCTAATTGATCGCTATGTACTTCTCGGAAATTTTTTGGCTTTCGCCGAAAGAAAAAAAATCGACATCTTTCAAGAACAATTCCTCAAAAAAATTCGCCTCAGCCAGTTCTGAAATTTTATAGAATACTACGATTTGGACTCTTCCGAAGTTATCATTTAAGTCGATTCCAAAACTAAATATACTAGATCAAAAAAGTTTTATTTCTAGAAAAAAAAATTACCCTTCCTCAAAACTAAGAAAATTGAAATTCTTCGTAAACCTCAGTAATCACATTAAATGTTTCGTATAATTCGTCGGCACTATCGCTAGTCACCAAAACTTGTCTATATGGTTTGAAACCTGGAATTCCTTTGAAGTAATTGGTATAATGACGGCGCATCTCGACAATTCCCACGTGAAGTCCTTTCCATTCTATTGCCCATTCTAAATGAGATTTAGCGGCAAGCACACGATCGGCAATTGTAGGCTGAGGAAGATTTTCGCCAGTTTTGAAATAGTGTTTAATTTCATTAAAAATCCAAGGATATCCAATGGCGGCGCGACCAACCATAATTCCGTCAATGCCATAGCGATTTTTGTATTCTAAAGCTTTTTCGGGTGAATTGATATCGCCATTTCCGAAGATTGGCATTGTAATTCTAGGATTGTTTTTTACTTCGGCAATAGGTCCCCAATTTGCTTCTCCTTTATAAAGTTGCGCGCGAGTTCGTCCGTGAATGGACAATGCTTGAACACCGATATCCTGCAATCTTTCGGCAACTTCGTGAATATTAATTGAGTTATCATCCCAACCAAGACGCGTCTTTACAGTAACTGGCAACTTTGTACTTTTGATCACCGCTTTTGTAAGTCGCACCATCAGATCTACGTCTTTCAAAACAGCCGCACCTGCACCTTTGCACACAACTTTCTTTACAGGACAACCAAAGTTGATGTCGATTAAATCTGGATTTACCGTTTCGACAATTCGCGCGGACATTGCCATTGCTTCCTCATCTCCACCAAAAATCTGAATTCCCACAGGTCGCTCGTAATCAAAAATATCCAGCTTCTGTCTGCTTTTGATTGCATCACGAATTAGTCCTTCTGAAGATATAAATTCACTATACATCAAATCTGCACCGTGCTGTTTGCAAAGTCTTCTGAAAGGTGGGTCACTTACATCCTCCATTGGAGCAAGTAATAATGGAAATTCGGGTAATTGTATGTTGCCAATTTTAATCATTTGGCAAAATTACGATATTAAATTTTCTTTCTAAAGTATTTTCTTCTCAGTCAGGTATTTCCAATAGCGCTTGGGAACGTGTTGCACGTGAAGTTTGGTGTTTTTTCGCTCCTTAATATTGGTATGATCAAAATATTCAATCCAAAGTTTTTGATATTCTATTTCTTTGGCATCAAATAGATTGTCTTTGTTTTTTAAATTATTTTGCGCTTCTTGATCAAAAGAAATGATTTCAACATTTTCGAGATCGTAATAAACTCCGTAACCTCTCTTACCATCATAGATTAACCATTTCTGATCTTGATAGCGATTTTTAAAGTGAGTAATTATCAAAGTCAAAACATCAAAATCTGGGAAAATTTCGGCGAAGTAAATTCCGTCTTTGAGAAGTTCGAAACGGATAAAGGCCTTCATTCGGTGGCGTTCGCGATTTACAGATTTTACAAATTTTGAAATTTGCAGCACTGCAGGATTTGAATAATCTTTTAAAACATTTTTTCCAGGATTTTCGATTGCGTAGGAAATTGCTTGTAATAAAATGCTTTCGCGAGTTGAGTCTTCGGAAAGAAACGCATATAGAATATCCTGAACGCCGCTTTTTTCTAGTTGCTTTTCCAGGCGCTTTAAAACTCTTTCGGCTTTTTCCTGATTAGTGATAATCTGAATTGGTTCAGTAAAAAAAGAATTCTGAAAAGTGTCTGCGTGCACGATTTGAACGTCTTGATATTTGAATTCGAAAACTTCAAAAACAGCAGTCAGAAAGCCATCAAAAGTACTATCGTAAAAAAGTATCGTCATTTAACAGAGAAGTTTGATTGCTAAAAGGATTTTCGAATTTGCTTTTGGTATCTCCAACAATTAGCGTTTTAAGATGAGCTGATTCAAGGTGAATCAAATCCTTATTGAAGTTGGCAACAGACACAAAATACTTTGCGCGGTTGGTCGCAACGCCCATTTTCTTAAGATGTTCGAGTGTAAGATTTTGAAATTTACGCGCATTCACAATTTTATAAGCTGATTTTACACCGATTCCAGGTACGCGCAAAATTGTTTCCAAAGCAGCAGTCTGAATATTAACTGGGAAGTCATCGATGTTTCGCAAAGCCCAACCTAATTTTGGATCTACTTCCAAATCTAAAAATGGATTGTTTTTAGCCAAAATTTCATCAGCTTTAAATCCGTAAAATCGCATCAGCCAATCTGCCTGGTATAATCTGTTTTCTCGCACAAGCGGCACTTGACTTCCTAAACCTGGCAATCGCGCATCATTGGAAACTGGAACATATCCCGAGTAATAAACGCGTTTCATACTAAAGTTTTTGTAGAAATGATCTGCCACTTTTATAATTTGGAAATCAGTTTCTGGACTTGCACCCACAATCATCTGAGTGCTTTGCCCTGCTGGAGCAAATTTGGGAGTAGATTTGAATTTCTTGCGCTCGTCTTTATATAAACTGATTTCGTTTTTGACAAATCCCATCGGTTTAATCATCTGCTGATGATCTTTGTCGGGAGCCAATAACTTCAAACCAGATTGAGTTGGAATTTCGAGATTCATACTCAATCTATCCGCATAAAGGCCTGCTTCCCGCATTAGTTCATCACTTGCGCCGGGAATACTTTTTAAGTGAATATAACCATTGAATTTGTGCTCAAGACGTAATTTTTTGGCCACTCGAACTAAGCGCTCCATCGTATAATCGGCATTTTTGAAGATTCCCGAACTTAAGAAAAGTCCTTCGATAAAGTTACGGCGGTAAAAATTCATTGTCAAATCTACAACCTCATCAACCGTAAAAGCGGCTCTCTGAATATCGTTGCTTTTGCGGGTTACGCAATACGCACAATCGTAAATACAGAAATTAGTCAAAAGAATTTTGAGTAGAGAAACACAACGTCCGTCTTCGGTATAAGTATGGCAAATACCAGATGAGGACGAATCGCCCAAACCTTTGTTTGTATTCTTGCGATTTCCACCGCTAGAAGAACAAGACACATCGTACTTTGCCGCATCGGCAAGGATTTCTAATTTCTCTTTAACTCTTTCGTAGTCCACGTATTAAAATAATTTTAGGAGTGTAAAAATACGAGAAATGATTGGTAAACTATTTCCAACTTTGCGAAATTAGGAGCAGTTTAATACAGCACGAAGAATAATATTACAAGAATTGAAAATGATATTTAGTTCAAGTTCTACTTTGATATATTTATTTAGGAATCTAGAAAACTGTGTGGACGGAAAATTAATCATAGTTCGTTATTTTTATTAAAACTCACATTAAATAGACGCACTACAATACTATTTAAAAGTATTCTATAATATGTGAATTATACACTTTTGATGCTCATTACGTCTCAGAAATTATGATGAACACTTGATTAATTCCACTTTAAATTAACATTCTCAGCAATCCTTAAACTTTATTTTAACAAGGTCAATTCCAACAAAAAGTTTGAGATTCTTTATATTTACGGTTATGACTGCAAATACAATATCTCTCACCACCCAAGATTTTCAAGATTTTAGACGTATACTACACAAATATCCAGAAGTTTCTGAATTTGAATTCGAAACTAAGAAACGGATTCAAGAATTTATTGCGCCATTAAAACCCGATGTTGCACTTGAGGTGGGGAAAACAGGATTATTATTTGGATTTGGAAATTCGGGCGGAAAATCTATTATGATTCGCGCCGAGCTTGATGCATTGCCAATTCAAGAAATCAATACTTTTGAACATCAGTCAGTTTTTGAAGGCGTGAGTCACAAATGTGGACACGACGGTCATAGCGTGATTTTATGTCGACTTGGCTATAATCTTTCGAAAAACAGACCCAATAATGGAATGGTTTATTTGCTCTTTCAACCTGCGGAAGAAAACGGAATGGGCGCGAAAGAAGTCAGTGCAGATCCTAAATTCAAAAATCTGAAAATTGATGCAGTAGTTTCACTTCACAATACTCCCGGTTTTCCAATGGGTCAAGTAGGAATTAGGAAAGGAGCTTTTACTCCAGCAGTGCGTTCGATGATTGTGAAATTTCACGGAAAAACCTCTCACGCGGCGGAACCTGAAAAGGGAATTAACCCTGCACTTGCGATGGCGGAATTTCTAACAGATGCGCTTGGTATGGCAACAACCAACATCAATGACGATAAATTCTTTCTTGTCACTCCTGTTTATACCACAATGGGTGAGGAATCTTACGGAATCTCGGCTGGATATGGCGAAGTGCATATTACTATCAGGTCTTGGGACAATAAAATATTAGAACAAAAATCTCTTGACCTTGAAAAAGTTGCTTTGGCTTTATGCAAGGCACACGGACTTCGCGCTGAGGTAAGTTGGACTCAAGAATTTCAAGCCAATAATAATGATTCAGAAATGGTGGATTTGATTGAGAAATCGGCTACGGAATTAAATATGGACATCAAATATCTAGCAACGCCGATGAAATGGGGAGAAGATTTTGGTCTTTTTACCGAAAACTTTAAAGGTGCAATGTTTGGACTTGGATCGGGAATTAATCAACCCGCTCTACACAATCCTGATTATGATTTTCCTGATGAACTAATCGTGATTGGAAGCGATATTTTTGAACAGATTTCCAGAAATTTTTTGAATGAGAGATAAGAAGTACACTAGCGAAATAGTAATAAGTCAACAAGCACTACAATTCAATATCGATTTTCTACGCAAGGAAATGGGCAAAGAAGTCCTAATTTCTTCTGTGGTAAAAGGAAATGCTTACGGTCACGGCATCGAAACTTTTGTTCCGATGGCGGAAGATTGCGGCATCAAGCATTTTTCGGTTTTTAGTATTCAGGAGGCGAAGAGAGTAAAAAAGGTTTTGAAATCTGACATTCCGATTATGATTATGGGATATACCAGCGATTCGCAATTGGAATGGGTGATTGAGAATGATATTGAATTCTTTGTTTCGGATATTGAGAAATTGGAAATTGCTATTGAAGTTTCAAAACGATTAGAAAAAAAGGCACTGATTCATATTGAGCTTGAAACTGGAATGAATCGAACTGGAATCTCGGAGCCGACACTTTCGGACTTGGTTTTTCCGATTTTGGAAGCTAATTCAGAACATTATATTTTGAAAGGACTTTGCACCCACTTCGCCGGAGCAGAAAGTATTTCGAATCACATTCGAGTGGATCAACAGAAAAAATTATTTCTGAAATTGAAAACGATGTTTGAACAGAGAGGCTATAACGCCGAATATGTTCACGCATCTTGTAGTGCGGCAGCTTTGCGAATGAAGAAAATGCGTTTTAATATGGTTCGGATTGGGATTCTGCAATTTGGATTCTGGCCAAGTCAGGAAGTTAAAATGGAATATCTGATTCGGAAAAAGCTTGACCATTTTAATTTGAAAAGATTGCTGACTTGGAAAAGTCATATTATGGCAATCAAGAAAGTGAAAATGGGCGATTTTATTGGATATGGGAATGCCTATCAAGCCAGTGAGAACATGACCATTGGAGTTGTTCCGGTTGGATATTCTGATGGTTACAGCCGAATGTTGAGCAATGCTGGAACAGTTTTAATTGGCGGAATCCGCGCGGGGATTCTTGGAAGCATTAATATGAATTCACTAATTATCGATTTGCGGTATGTAGAAAATCCGAATTTGGGAGATACTGTGACATTGATTGGAAGCGACGGCGAAAGTGAAATTTCGGTTGCGTCGTTTAGTGAACTTAGTAATCAGTTGAATTATGAATTATTGGCAAGACTTCCAGTTGATATTGAAAGAATTGCGGCGCAGTAAAAAAATTCCAAGAAAGCATTTAGAATTTCAAAGAATTTTGAACATTCAATTATCTGCCTTATCTTTAAGAAAATGAACATTTTTAAATCTCAGATAATAACTAAAGATCTTGAAATTAGAAGTTATTTGATTATTGCACTACTGCCCTAGCCCCGATTGAAGCGGGCCCGAGCGAAGCGAACTGGCGAAGCAAATCCCTCAGTGGGGATTTGCCTTTTGGCAGCAGCGGCAGGCAATAGCGACCGAAGGAAGATCCTTAAATGCCGACTGATGCGGCAAATGCCGCTAAGGACTGAAGTGAAAAGCGGAACCCGAGCAACGCGAACGGGCGAAGCAAATAGCTCCTTAAAAAAAAGTTATAGGACAATTGTCCGCACAATTTTTCTGTATATTTGAAACCCAATAAACATACTATTATTATGACGATTATTTCAACTAGAATTGCTTTGCCAATTGTTGTTTTAACTACTTTGATGCTACAATCTTGTGGCGAGAAAAAAGCCGAAGTTCCGCAGCAGCACTCGGGAATTATCCTTGCAAATATGGATACTTTGGTAAAGCCAGGTGACGATTTTGCGGCTTACGTAAACGGTGCGTGGGATAAATTAAACGATATTCCGGCGGATAAATCTAGCTACGGAGTTGGGTCAATGCTGAACGACAAGGCTCGCGAGGATGTGAAAGCGATTATTGAAGAAGCGTCTAAAGGTGAATTTGCAGATGGTAGTGCGGAGCAGAAAATAGGTGATTTGTATGGGTCATATCTTGATTTTAATGCGAGAGAAAAGCAGGGAATTAAACCAATTCAAGCTGATTTGGCGAAAATTGATGCATTAAAAAATCAAGCGGATCTTGCAGCATACTTTGGTTATGCGAATAAAAGTGGAATTGATATTCCATTTTCGGTAGGTGTAATTGAGGATTTTAAGGATCCAACGATTTATAAAATTTATAGCTGGCAAAGTGGATTGGGACTTCCTGAGAAGGAATACTATATGCTTACTGACGAGAAATCTAAAACTTTACGTACAAAATACGAGCAGCATATTGCAAAAATGCTCGGACTTGCGGGCATAAAAGATGGCACTAAAAAAGCTGCAGGGATTTTAAAATTAGAAACTGCACTTGCCACTCAGCATATGTCGAAGGAACAAACGCGTGATATGGCGGGTTTGTATAATTTGTATGAAACCACAAAATTAGATTCGATTTTACCGGCATTCGATTGGACCGCATACTTTGAAAATGCTGAAATTCCAGCTCAGAAAGATATCATTGTAACTCAAGTAGATTATCTGAATTCACTTGCGGAAATAATGACTAAAACTTCAATGAATGTTTGGAAAGATTACCTTAAATGGCAATTAATTCATAGCTCTGCCACTGCGCTTACTAAGAAAATGGATAATGAGAATTTTGCGTTTTATGGTAAAACATTGTACGGAAAACCAGAGCAAGAAGCTAATTGGAAACGTGCGGTAGGGGTTGTAAATAATAATCTTGGGGAAATTGTTGGGGAAGTTTATGTAAAAAAACATTTCTCGCCTGAGGCTAAGAAAAGTATGACTGAATTGGTTCAGAATTTATTGAAAGCTTATGAATCAAGCATCAAAAATCTTGATTGGATGTCTCCAGCAACGAAGGATGAGGCTTTGAAAAAGATCAGTAAATTCACGATTAAAATTGGATATCCTGACAAATGGAGAGATTATTCGGCATTGAAAATTGCAAAAGGTGATTTGTATACCAACTTGCAAAACGCTTCGATATTTGAATATAAAAGACAAATAAATAAACTTGGAAAGCCAGTTGATAAGACTGAATGGGGAATGACGCCTCAAACGGTAAACGCTTATTACAATCCGATGGCAAACGAAATTGTG comes from the Flavobacterium ardleyense genome and includes:
- a CDS encoding ABC transporter permease; protein product: MNFPFYIARRYLLSSSKNNAINIITGIASVGIIVGTLSLFVVLSVFSGLKDFSLSFSNDFDPDLKVSTSVGKSFKIDASQTEKIKKITGIAATSQVVEERVLFMYDNKEHVAYLKGIDSTFQNVNDVNKSLFTGQWLEPDTYQAVIGYTISQKLSLGIFDNYNPLEVFVPKAGKGTIENPDDAFVKENLLPAGIYDINDDINGKYVFADLGLVQELLQYKKNEFTGLEVKLKSAKDEEIVTSQLSEILGSGIIIKNRAAQNDALYKMLNTENLAVYLIFTLVLIVALFNLIGALIMMILDKKQNLHTLLNLGAEIKNLRMIFLFQGSLLCVAGGLIGLALGAIIVLLQQKFELIMITSTLAYPVVFSLENMLIVFATIIVLGFVASLIASSRVSKRLLEQ
- the mce gene encoding methylmalonyl-CoA epimerase, whose product is MRKIEHIGIAVKNLEESNDLFTKLFGAAPYKMEKVASEGVNTSFFMNGPNKIELLEATNEDSPIAKFIANKGEGIHHIAFDVEDIVSEIERLKGEGFIVLNEVPKKGADNKLVAFLHPKSTNGVLIELCQEIK
- the rbfA gene encoding 30S ribosome-binding factor RbfA, encoding METNRQKKIAGVIQKDLVDILQGEVRKNGVSNLVISVSKVYVTSDLAFATVHLSIFPPEKSAETLAAIKTNTPLIKHDLSQRVKLQLRRVPNLTFKIDDSLDYIEKIDNALNSRENPIDNRDLLEKRKKS
- the rpmF gene encoding 50S ribosomal protein L32, whose translation is MAHPKRKISKTRRDKRRTHYKATPAQIATCPITGEAHLYHRAYWHEGKMYYRGQVVIDKSVAAI
- a CDS encoding riboflavin synthase, coding for MFTGIIETLGSVASIEKESNNLNITIESTFTNELKIDQSVAHNGICLTVVGIFDSQYLVTAVQETADKTTISDWKVGDIVNLERGMKLGDRLDGHIVQGHVDQTAICSKIEDAGGSTYFTFSYDSSIGNLTIEKGSITVNGVSLTVVNSKKDEFSVAIIPYTIEHTNFKKIEIGTKVNLEFDVIGKYVSRLQEYRK
- the pdxA gene encoding 4-hydroxythreonine-4-phosphate dehydrogenase PdxA; the encoded protein is MTKKAENIIVGISVGDLNGIGSEVILKTFEDLRMLEFCTPVIFANVKLMSFVKRNLNSNIAFHGIDSLDQVLTSKINVLNVWKDVFDVKLGQNDQEAGKYAIQSFVAATEALKAGSIDVLVTAPINKYNIQSEAFKFPGHTDYLDQQFDGNALMLMVNGNLRVGLLTDHIPVSEVAAHLTPELIKRKIETIKQTLIQDFNINRPRIAVLGLNPHAGDGGVIGHEDEEVLRPVIAKMFEKGTLVFGPYPADGFFGSNQYEKFDAVIATYHDQGLIPFKTLSFGQGVNYTAGLAKIRTSPDHGTAFDVAGKGLADANSFKEAVYLALDIYEARNNYAEISQRPLKVKDRH
- a CDS encoding YceD family protein, with amino-acid sequence MKKMNDFLIPFIGLKLGKHQFEYQVGNTFFNTFEYEDFNSSDINVEVSFEKKSTMLELLFKHSGTVNVACDVTGEDFDMPVDGNLKLVVNFGDEFNNDNEEMLILPHGEHQIDVSQYIYEMIVLSVPLRRVHRGVLDGSLKSAALDKLNEISVTEINTDSEPEAQEIDPRWDKLKQLLKD